A genomic window from Gossypium hirsutum isolate 1008001.06 chromosome D10, Gossypium_hirsutum_v2.1, whole genome shotgun sequence includes:
- the LOC107943600 gene encoding probable disease resistance protein At1g61190 has translation MGADAVVIPSLERLDLSSINIHKIWHHSSSPSMGYLNFLKVKRCHNLKYMLPSFLAKDLVQLRFLRILDCNMMEQVVFPSLKRLQIQNCDLLEEIIELQGLIADESQSTSAAQSIVTETVMTKFVFPELIYLRLCKVPRLKSFYSRMHTTQWPSLKQMDIIECLKVQIFTPQCPESQVGISNQQPLFCVNEDTFLVLEELTLKTNDMVKRICDGQLSLQCFQNLNALNLHCFRKRSTTLPYCFIRSLPKLQKLVINNASISEIVRSKGLIEEERHTSVFYHLKDLRLSQLQELSLNTFKPSLLSFKNLTTLEVSRCHGFINLIACSTAKCLTLLERLSIDDYEMIEEIIACEAEEIQGGIVFPKLKYLQLSCLPCLASFSLAHHSLEFPVLQMVKVTKCPKMRNFCQGDLSTPRLEQMHLTRDKKGELQWEGCFNTTIKHMFDEMNVQNSQVTEVSDQLPKLE, from the exons ATGGGGGCCGATGCA GTTGTCATTCCTAGTCTGGAGCGTCTGGATTTGTCCTCTATCAACATTCATAAGATATGGCACCACTCATCCTCCCCATCTATGGGATACCTAAATTTCTTGAAGGTGAAGAGGTGTCACAATTTGAAATACATGCTCCCGTCTTTCTTAGCAAAAGATCTTGTGCAACTCCGATTCCTTCGAATTTTGGACTGTAATATGATGGAACAA GTTGTTTTCCCTAGTTTGAAGAGGCTGCAGATTCAAAATTGTGATTTGTTAGAAGAAATTATTGAGCTGCAAGGACTCATTGCTGATGAGTCACAGTCAACATCAGCTGCTCAATCTATTGTGACTGAAACAGTGATGACCAAGTTTGTATTTCCCGAACTAATATACCTTAGATTGTGTAAGGTGCCACGATTGAAAAGTTTCTACTCTAGGATGCATACCACCCAGTGGCCTTCATTGAAACAAATGGACATTATTGAATGCCTCAAAGTACAGATATTTACTCCACAATGTCCTGAGAGTCAGGTTGGAATCTCAAACCAACAACCCTTGTTTTGCGTCAATGAG GACACTTTCCTTGTATTAGAAGAACTAACACTGAAGACGAATGATATGGTGAAGAGGATATGTGATGGACAGCTCTCATTGCAGTGTTTCCAAAATCTTAATGCTCTTAACCTTCATTGCTTTCGTAAGAGGTCAACTACACTTCCATATTGCTTTATTCGGTCGCTACCAAAGCTTCAGAAGCTTGTTATAAACAATGCTTCCATTTCTGAAATAGTCCGGTCTAAAGGACTTATCGAAGAGGAAAGGCACACATCGGTATTCTATCATTTAAAGGACTTAAGGTTGTCTCAACTTCAAGAGTTGTCGTTAAATACTTTTAAACCATCTTTGCTGTCTTTCAAAAATCTAACAACACTGGAAGTTTCGAGATGCCATGGGTTCATCAATTTAATCGCATGCTCAACAGCTAAGTGCCTGACGCTACTGGAAAGATTGAGCATAGATGATTATGAGATGATAGAGGAAATCATAGCGTGTGAGGCTGAAGAAATACAAGGCGGCATTGTATTTCCCAAACTGAAGTATTTGCAACTAAGTTGTCTGCCATGTCTAGCAAGCTTTTCCTTGGCCCATCACTCGTTGGAATTCCCAGTCTTACAAATGGTGAAGGTGACAAAGTGTCCCAAAATGAGGAATTTCTGCCAAGGAGATTTAAGCACACCAAGGCTGGAACAAATGCACTTAACAAGAGATAAGAAAGGTGAACTGCAGTGGGAAGGCTGCTTTAACACTACTATAAAACATATGTTCGATGAAATG
- the LOC107943601 gene encoding uncharacterized protein, with protein sequence MSCIQNSVSDVIFTRIIICESPKQAWDKLKEEFQGTERIRQRQLLTLRRDFENLKMKEEEIVKQYSNKIMAIVNSIRLLEDQFSEARIVEKVISTLPERYKAKVSSLEDSRDLIKQRRARRQEEHQEGTFQAKSKPVSSFSGNKWRKVWLNKPRRDRVGRRYPLCPYYKRLSHPTENCWFRPDVQCKVYKKMGHSKKVCRNKGKLRQSQPQQPKAEAQVEKQGSDQEEQVFVVSCSAAKGKVIKGWLIDSGCTNHMTSNAAIFKSIDRSFKTRVKVGNRHFIKAEGKGDVLINTSTGNKLASNVLFVPEIDRNLLSIAQLLEKGYLIVFKGK encoded by the exons ATGTCTTGCATTCAAAACAGtgtgtctgatgtgattttcacaagaatCATAATTTGTGAGTCACCAAAGCAAGCCTGGGATAAGCTAAAGGAAGAGTTTCAAGGGACTGAAAGAATAAGACAGCGACAGCTACTGACTTTGAGAAGGGACTTTGAAAACTTGAAGATGAAGGAGGAAGAAATAGTGAAGCAGTATTCAAACAAAATCATGGCTATAGTGAACAGCATTAGATTGCTTGAGGACCAGTTTAGTGAAGCAAGAATTGTAGAAAAGGTTATCTCAACTTTACCCGAGAGATATAAAGCCAAGGTCTCATCCCTTGAAGATTCAAGAGATTTGATAA AGCAAAGAAGGGCTAGAAGACAAGAGGAGCATCAAGAAGGTACCTTTCAAGCCAAGAGCAAACCTGTCTCAAGCTTCTCTGGCAATAAATGGAGAAAAGTCTGGCTCAACAAGCCTAGAAGAGATAGAGTAGGAAGGAGATATCCACTTTGCCCATACTACAAAAGACTCAGTCATCCAACTGAAAATTGTTGGTTTAGGCCTGATGTGCAGTGCAAAGTCTACAAAAAGATGGGTCACTCTAAGAAAGTTTGTAGAAACAAAGGCAAGCTGAGACAAAGTCAACCTCAACAGCCAAAAGCTGAAGCTCAAGTGGAAAAACAAGGTAGTGACCAGGAAGAGCAAGTCTTTGTAGTGTCTTGCTCAGCTGCCAAAGGAAAAGTCATAAAAGGGTGGCTGATAGACAGTGGTTGCACAAACCATATGACTTCTAATGCTGCAATCTTCAAGAGCATCGACAGAAGCTTCAAAACAAGGGTGAAGGTTGGAAATAGACACTTCATCAAGGCAGAAGGCAAAGGAGATGTGCTGATTAACACTTCAACAGGTAACAAACTTGCCTCAAATGTCTTGTTTGTacctgaaattgacagaaactTGCTAAGTATAGCTCAGTTGCTAGAAAAGGGCTATTTAATTGTGTTCAAAGGCAAATAA
- the LOC107943598 gene encoding probable disease resistance protein At4g27220, giving the protein MVVKIMQMSFLFLFFFLKYKIIQVLVFVVAVVIQFALSMEFVIAIVGSIVAKAVENTISPIKNHVKYLSNHQKYVETLKNRANRLKDARDGVQNSVDTAKRNGEEIAGDVDKWLSAVDEKILEQVEKVMQDEEKAKKKCFIGLCTNFRTRYKLSLKAEEEAKAVAELLEHGKFERVSYRAALQGIVVAPVKGYEEFESRTSILNGIMEALKDDSVSVVGVHGMGGIGKTTLVKEIARKVKGKLFDSVVIATVTQAIDIEKIQNQIADFLGLQFEEQSMVGKAFRLRERLKEEERILVVLDDIWGKVDIEEVGIPLGDEHKGSKLLLTSRELNVLSNGMDAQKKFPIGFLNEKEAWDLFKKKAGDCDESCDLKPIAMEVANKCAGLPIAIATVAGALRNKRLFEWKNALRELERHSSSNFMGIAAAYSAIEWSFNYLESEEVKLTFLLCSVIGHNGLVEDLVRYTLGLGLFDGVHTMEEARNKVLTVVANLKASALLLDSYNDKRFDIHDVVWDAAIAIALKDYRMLVLRDHAPKEWSDKEKMKTWNVISLRCPQIIANLPKEMECSGLSFFRMAYDGAVKIPPNFFKQTEDLKVLDLFGMQFPSLPESIIHLTDLRMLCLKECAVDDITILGELKNLEILDLSKSGIKELPKEMAQLTQLRLLDLRWCRELKIIPPNILSGLSKLEELYMRGSFVEWEKGGIVENERKNASLDELNNLPCLTTLYVHILDVQMIPKHRFVETLDRFKIFVGNYGAYNCFHNYESPKTLKLMLYTNIDLDNGMKMLLIKTEDLCLEGLEGVKNVFVELNNGKDLPNLKRLHVKNGRHVQYIKTNKIGFSELCFIKLENLPQLVSFCSPDERCSTKPLLLFNKQTCHWITNLRRLIIKGCGKLEHLLSPSLAGSLVQLQYFQIEDCKCLRDIILTEEIEEERKDVICFPRLNSLHIVGLPNLIFFNSGNHNIEFPLLKVLKIQRCPKLIEFISQNSNQSGMHALFSEKIAVPSLEDMNISNLSNVKMIFYNDLAPDSFKNLQKISVWGCGSLKNLFPVSIAKDLPQLEHLRITDCGVEEIVSKGDGVEEQPVRFEFPQVSYLEVSGVEKLKCFYEGQHTIVWPMLKKLTTDSSALLKIVASEHLRLIQGNEQPVLLVEEVIPKLEELELRNFGDVDQFPPDLFQRIKVFASLVKETSRLSHQLEI; this is encoded by the exons ATGGTAGTTAAGATTATGCAAatgagttttctttttcttttcttttttttaaaatataagataATTCAAGTTTTGGTCTTCGTTGTCGCTGTGGTTATTCAGTTTGCTCTCTCAATGGAGTTTGTTATTGCCATCGTTGGCTCTATTGTCGCTAAAGCTGTAGAGAATACGATCTCTCCTATCAAAAACCATGTCAAATACCTTTCCAATCATCAGAAATATGTTGAGACCCTCAAGAACCGAGCTAATAGGCTGAAAGATGCAAGGGACGGAGTACAGAATTCTGTTGATACAGCTAAACGAAACGGTGAGGAGATCGCAGGTGATGTTGACAAATGGCTGTCTGCAGTCGACGAAAAGATCCTTGAACAAGTAGAGAAAGTGATGCAAGATGaagaaaaagcaaagaaaaagtgTTTCATTGGTTTGTGTACCAATTTCAGGACTCGTTACAAGCTTAGCCTGAAAGCTGAAGAGGAGGCAAAGGCTGTTGCCGAGCTACTTGAACATGGCAAGTTTGAAAGGGTTTCCTATCGTGCAGCTCTGCAAGGTATCGTGGTTGCACCAGTTAAAGGTTATGAGGAATTCGAGTCAAGAACGTCGATTTTGAACGGAATAATGGAGGCACTAAAAGATGATAGCGTCAGCGTTGTTGGGGTGCATGGTATGGGTGGGATTGGAAAAACAACGCTGGTCAAAGAAATTGCTAGAAAGGTAAAGGGCAAGTTGTTTGATTCGGTTGTCATAGCAACCGTAACTCAAGCCATCGATATTGAGAAGATTCAGAACCAAATTGCAGACTTCTTGGGCTTGCAATTTGAGGAACAGAGTATGGTTGGAAAGGCATTTCGACTACGAGAAAGATTGAAGGAAGAGGAGAGGATTCTTGTTGTCTTGGATGACATTTGGGGAAAGGTTGATATTGAGGAAGTAGGGATTCCTTTGGGAGATGAACACAAGGGCAGCAAATTACTATTAACTTCTAGAGAGCTCAATGTTTTATCAAATGGGATGGATGCTCAGAAAAAATTTCCCATTGGGTTTTTAAATGAAAAGGAAGCCTGGGACCTGTTCAAGAAGAAGGCTGGCGACTGTGATGAAAGTTGCGATTTGAAGCCTATAGCTATGGAGGTAGCCAACAAATGTGCAGGACTACCGATAGCCATTGCGACAGTTGCAGGGGCTTTGAGAAACAAAAGATtgtttgaatggaagaatgctttacgagaACTGGAGAGGCATTCGTCAAGCAACTTCATGGGGATAGCTGCGGCATATTCAGCTATAGAGTGGAGTTTTAATTATTTAGAAAGCGAGGAAGTTAAGCTGACTTTCTTGCTTTGCAGTGTAATAGGCCATAATGGTCTCGTTGAGGACTTGGTAAGATATACTCTAGGTTTGGGTTTATTTGATGGTGTCCACACTATGGAAGAAGCTAGAAATAAAGTATTGACGGTTGTGGCTAATCTCAAAGCGTCTGCCTTGTTGCTTGATAGTTATAATGATAAGCGCTTTGATATCCATGATGTTGTTTGGGATGCTGCTATAGCTATCGCATTGAAGGACTACCGTATGCTTGTTTTGAGAGATCATGCTCCAAAGGAGTGGTCCGATAAGGAGAAAATGAAGACGTGGAATGTGATCAGCTTACGTTGTCCTCAGATTATAGCTAACCTTCCTAAGGAGATGGAGTGTTCAGGACTTTCCTTTTTCCGTATGGCCTATGATGGCGCGGTTAAAATTCCTCCCAATTTTTTCAAACAAACCGAAGACCTCAAAGTCTTAGATTTGTTCGGAATGCAGTTTCCATCCCTACCTGAATCAATTATTCACCTCACGGACCTTCGCATGTTGTGTCTAAAAGAATGTGCAGTTGATGACATCACCATCCTTGGAGAGCTCAAGAATTTAGAAATCCTCGACCTTTCTAAGTCAGGTATCAAAGAATTACCTAAGGAGATGGCACAATTGACTCAATTAAGGTTGTTAGATTTGCGTTGGTGTAGAGAACTCAAAATCATCCCACCGAATATCTTATCAGGTTTGTCTAAATTAGAAGAATTATATATGAGGGGGAGCTTTGTTGAATGGGAGAAGGGAGGAATAGTTGAAAATGAGAGGAAAAATGCAAGCCTTGATGAATTAAACAATTTGCCTTGTCTAACTACTTTATATGTTCATATTCTTGATGTCCAAATGATACCAAAACACCGGTTTGTTGAAACATTAGACAGATTCAAGATTTTCGTAGGTAATTATGGAGCATATAATTGTTTCCATAATTATGAATCTCCGAAAACATTGAAGCTCATGTTATATACAAACATTGATTTGGACAATGGGATGAAAATGTTGTTGATAAAGACAGAAGATTTGTGCCTAGAGGGACTTGAAGGCGTCAAGAATGTATTTGTGGAGTTAAATAATGGGAAAGATCTTCCAAATTTAAAGAGACTTCATGTCAAAAATGGTAGGCATGTCCAATATATCAAAACGAACAAAATTGGATTTTCTGAATTATGCTTCATCAAACTTGAAAATCTACCGCAACTCGTTAGCTTTTGCTCTCCAGACGAAAGGTGTTCCACTAAGCCCTTACTACTTTTCAATAAACAG ACATGTCATTGGATTACGAATTTGAGGAGGTTGATCATCAAAGGATGCGGCAAGTTGGAGCATCTGTTATCACCCTCTCTCGCTGGAAGTCTGGTGCAGCTCCAATACTTTCAGATAGAGGATTGCAAGTGCTTAAGGGACATAATACTTACAGaggaaattgaagaagaaaggaaagatgtGATTTGTTTCCCTCGATTAAACTCCCTGCATATAGTGGGTCTTCCAAACCTCATCTTCTTCAACTCAGGAAACCACAATATTGAGTTCCCATTGTTGAAAGTGCTAAAGATTCAGCGTTGCCCCAAGTTAATAGAATTCATTAGTCAGAATAGTAATCAGTCCGGCATGCACGCTCTCTTCAGTGAGAAG attgcagTTCCAAGCTTGGAAGACATGAATATCTCTAACTTGAGTAATGTgaagatgatattttataatgACCTAGCACCAGATTCCTTTAAAAATCTACAAAAAATAAGTGTTTGGGGATGTGGGAGTTTGAAAAATCTATTTCCAGTATCAATAGCCAAAGATCTTCCACAACTTGAACATTTACGCATCACTGATTGTGGAGTTGAGGAGATTGTATCGAAAGGGGATGGAGTGGAGGAGCAGCCTGTGAGGTTTGAGTTTCCGCAAGTGTCTTACCTTGAGGTTAGTGGGGTAGAAAAGCTCAAATGTTTCTATGAAGGGCAACATACAATAGTCTGGCCGATGTTGAAAAAATTGACAACAGATAGTTCTGCTTTGCTAAAGATAGTGGCATCGGAACATCTTAGATTAATCCAAGGAAATGAGCAGCCAGTTTTGCTGGTTGAAGAG GTCATTCCCAAATTAGAGGAACTTGAGTTACGAAATTTTGGTGATGTGGACCAATTTCCACCAGACTTGTTTCAACGTATTAAAGTTTTTGCA TCCCTTGTAAAGGAGACGTCGAGACTCTCCCATCAATTAGAAATCTGA